Below is a window of Mus caroli chromosome 2, CAROLI_EIJ_v1.1, whole genome shotgun sequence DNA.
CCAGGAGGTACTCCGCCACTACCAAGCCGTCATCTTCCAGGATTTGCAGACTGCAATGcagtgggctgggctgggtgTCCAACACACAGAGCCTGGATCCCGACACCACCGCTTCATTCAGAAAAACCTGACTGGAGCTGGTGGAGGTCAGGGACAGCCAGGGACCTCCTGTNATGCCCAAAAGGTATGGGGAAGGTTCCCCCAAACAACTATTTGTTTACTCCTCAGGCCCCACCCCCATGTCCCTCCCCTGCTctggctttccttcctttccaactCAGGAGAGTAGCATCCTACTGTCTATTGAGTCCTTGGGTCAGACCCTTCTTGGGAGTGTGGCTGGAGTACCCCACAATGCATTAGAGAAAGCGGCATGGACAGTGGCAGTGCGCACCGAGGCAGTGATGCGCAGACACTGCCGAACATCCTACAGGGTATGCGTCCTCAATCTCCCCTCCCCTAAGAGCTATGGTATACCAATGGCCTGAGGCTTTGGACTCAATTAGGGCCAACTGATCTGATGACAACCCACTTCCCTCGTGGCTAAACATGAGCTGTGAGATGAAGGCAAGGGTGCAGAATCTGTATGCACTGACTCACAGCTGGTCTCTACTAGCAGATCCAGCAGCCAAGGAAGCACGCGGTACAGCTGCGCAGCAGTCGGAGGCGGCTCCTGCTACGTGCCCTATACGCTGTCGCCACCTGCTGGGAAAAGCTCTTTGCGCTAAGTGCCATGGCTACGGGCG
It encodes the following:
- the C2H20orf204 gene encoding uncharacterized protein C20orf204 homolog yields the protein MVHPKPAFYILPLLLAFLGSALGWPGSQSCSVQEVLRHYQAVIFQDLQTAMQWAGLGVQHTEPGSRHHRFIQKNLTGAGGGQGQPGTSCXAQKESSILLSIESLGQTLLGSVAGVPHNALEKAAWTVAVRTEAVMRRHCRTSYRIQQPRKHAVQLRSSRRRLLLRALYAVATCWEKLFALSAMATGEF